In Fibrobacterota bacterium, the DNA window CAGGTGATCTTCTGATAGGTGAAGGCCACTTCTTCGTATTCGGCGAACTTCATCAGATCCGGATGCTTGTTGTTGGGCATGCGGAAATCGATGGAGGCGATGTTGGCATTCAACAGCTTGACGGTGTAATGCTGCTGCTCGGTACCGGTACCGGTGGTGGCCTTGAGCTGGGGGGCCCAGAACTGGAGTTCCCATTCCGGGATGTTTTCATTGTTCACCAAAGCGTTGTAAAGCAGGGGCGAGGATTTGTCCAGCTCCTTGGTGATGACGAAAG includes these proteins:
- the hcp gene encoding type VI secretion system tube protein Hcp, yielding FVITKELDKSSPLLYNALVNNENIPEWELQFWAPQLKATTGTGTEQQHYTVKLLNANIASIDFRMPNNKHPDLMKFAEYEEVAFTYQKITWTWNDGGITAEDDWESPVV